The Aedes aegypti strain LVP_AGWG chromosome 3, AaegL5.0 Primary Assembly, whole genome shotgun sequence genome contains a region encoding:
- the LOC5567055 gene encoding alpha-tocopherol transfer protein-like isoform X1 → MAPTIHKEDNFSTTNLKWKMTLVQPSGELSAKIKEELREPANPADIERDIGIIREWLGKQPHLPKDMDDARLRTFLRGCKFSLERVKQKLDMYYTMRNAVPEFFTDRDVNRPEMGEILNVVHMPPLPGLTPAGCRVVMLRGTDKDITTPNVIESMKLTLMIGDVRLAEESVGVAGDVYIMDASVASPTHFAKFTPTLVKKFLICVQEAYPVKLKEVHVVNVSPIVDTIVNFVKPFLKEKIRERIHIHSSMEDLYKFVPKAMLPTEYGGDAGSIKDLNEQWRAKLGEYTAWFKEQEASKANESLRPGAPKTADELFGMDGTFRQLTID, encoded by the exons ATGACTCTCGTCCAGCCATCCGGTGAACTGAGCGCCAAGATCAAGGAGGAGTTGCGCGAGCCAGCAAACCCAGCCGACATTGAGCGCGACATCGGCATCATCCGCGAATGGCTCGGCAAGCAGCCCCATCTGCCAAAGGACATGGACGATGCCCGCCTGCGTACCTTCCTGCGTGGTTGCAAGTTCAGCCTGGAGCGCGTCAAGCAGAAGCTGGACATGTACTACACCATGCGTAACGCCGTGCCGGAGTTCTTCACCGATCGCGACGTCAACCGTCCGGAAATGGGCGAGATTCTGAACGTCGT TCACATGCCACCACTGCCAGGACTGACCCCAGCTGGTTGCCGTGTGGTGATGCTCCGCGGTACCGACAAGGACATCACCACCCCGAACGTCATCGAGTCGATGAAACTGACGCTGATGATCGGTGACGTCCGCCTGGCCGAGGAATCGGTCGGCGTTGCCGGCGATGTCTACATCATGGATGCCAGCGTGGCCAGCCCAACCCACTTTGCCAAATTCACGCCCACACTGGTCAAGAAGTTCCTCATCTGCGTCCAGGAGGCTTACCCAGTTAAACTGAAGGAAGTGCACGTCGTCAACGTTTCGCCAATCGTTGACACCATCGTCAACTTCGTCAAGCCCTTCCTGAAGGAGAAGATCCGCGAGCGTATCCACATCCACAGCAGCATGGAGGACCTGTACAAGTTCGTCCCCAAGGCTATGCTGCCAACCGAATACGGTGGCGATGCTGGATCCATCAAGGACCTGAACGAGCAATGGCGCGCCAAGTTGGGCGAATACACCGCCTGGTTCAAGGAGCAGGAAGCCAGCAAGGCCAATGAATCCCTCAGACCCGGTGCTCCCAAGACCGCCGACGAGCTGTTCGGTATGGACGGTACCTTCAGACAGCTGACCATCGATTAA
- the LOC5567055 gene encoding alpha-tocopherol transfer protein-like isoform X2 has protein sequence MTLVQPSGELSAKIKEELREPANPADIERDIGIIREWLGKQPHLPKDMDDARLRTFLRGCKFSLERVKQKLDMYYTMRNAVPEFFTDRDVNRPEMGEILNVVHMPPLPGLTPAGCRVVMLRGTDKDITTPNVIESMKLTLMIGDVRLAEESVGVAGDVYIMDASVASPTHFAKFTPTLVKKFLICVQEAYPVKLKEVHVVNVSPIVDTIVNFVKPFLKEKIRERIHIHSSMEDLYKFVPKAMLPTEYGGDAGSIKDLNEQWRAKLGEYTAWFKEQEASKANESLRPGAPKTADELFGMDGTFRQLTID, from the exons ATGACTCTCGTCCAGCCATCCGGTGAACTGAGCGCCAAGATCAAGGAGGAGTTGCGCGAGCCAGCAAACCCAGCCGACATTGAGCGCGACATCGGCATCATCCGCGAATGGCTCGGCAAGCAGCCCCATCTGCCAAAGGACATGGACGATGCCCGCCTGCGTACCTTCCTGCGTGGTTGCAAGTTCAGCCTGGAGCGCGTCAAGCAGAAGCTGGACATGTACTACACCATGCGTAACGCCGTGCCGGAGTTCTTCACCGATCGCGACGTCAACCGTCCGGAAATGGGCGAGATTCTGAACGTCGT TCACATGCCACCACTGCCAGGACTGACCCCAGCTGGTTGCCGTGTGGTGATGCTCCGCGGTACCGACAAGGACATCACCACCCCGAACGTCATCGAGTCGATGAAACTGACGCTGATGATCGGTGACGTCCGCCTGGCCGAGGAATCGGTCGGCGTTGCCGGCGATGTCTACATCATGGATGCCAGCGTGGCCAGCCCAACCCACTTTGCCAAATTCACGCCCACACTGGTCAAGAAGTTCCTCATCTGCGTCCAGGAGGCTTACCCAGTTAAACTGAAGGAAGTGCACGTCGTCAACGTTTCGCCAATCGTTGACACCATCGTCAACTTCGTCAAGCCCTTCCTGAAGGAGAAGATCCGCGAGCGTATCCACATCCACAGCAGCATGGAGGACCTGTACAAGTTCGTCCCCAAGGCTATGCTGCCAACCGAATACGGTGGCGATGCTGGATCCATCAAGGACCTGAACGAGCAATGGCGCGCCAAGTTGGGCGAATACACCGCCTGGTTCAAGGAGCAGGAAGCCAGCAAGGCCAATGAATCCCTCAGACCCGGTGCTCCCAAGACCGCCGACGAGCTGTTCGGTATGGACGGTACCTTCAGACAGCTGACCATCGATTAA